Part of the Juglans regia cultivar Chandler chromosome 14, Walnut 2.0, whole genome shotgun sequence genome, GTAAATACATTTCTGATTTAGAACCGTAAATTAGACTATTCCATTTAGACTCACTTATAGACAATAAACTTTGCCCCTTGGACTCAATAAAATCATCCCAAACATAATGTCCATATATAGCTTATTTTTCCATCCCTTTCTCCGACTCAGGCTATCATCTTTAATGCACCAGACATCATTCCAGTTCCAAATTTCTTTCCTTGTATCGTATTAAGTTTTGGCTTTCCATTTATTCTTCCTATGTAATTTAGGCTATCATATGCCTATATGTATCTTTATCATATCCGAGTTATATCTTCCAAATGTTTCTTGTTTTGCCAAATGATCTTTCTTATCCAGAGTTGTTGaggagagtttttttttctcctttttcccaCACATTATTATCCTTCATTAAGATTTTCTGGAAATGCTCCTTTCTTGTTCTGTTTCATTTGGAGAACTTATCCTGCTTAGAGAAAGTTGAATTCTCTTTTGTGCTGAAGAGAATTTTTTAGGCCTTTGGCATCTTGATTCTTCTAATGTACCTAAACAATTAGTGAAAACTTGGATGTATACCTCcaatgtacttgggctatgcttatctttatcaatacaattacttcttacttataaaaaaaagtagaattttccctctctttctctgtgtCTAGTTCACTGGATACTTTTTGATGTACTGATTTTTTCATCACATTTTGGTTAAATTTATAACCTCTCTCCTTATTCAAGGAATTTTCTGGCTTGTGGTACAGAGCATGATAGTGATGTTGATGATGCAAGAATGGGGAACTTGGTCAACCAACCAGTGTGGTGCAGTGAAGCAAATGAGCAATTTGAAAAGTGCTGCAGGAATGGACTTTGCTCGCATGAAGTTCTTCGAGATGGGGAAACTGATTTTGATTCTAAGATGGTAAAAAAGGTAGTTTCTCAGTACTCCCCCAGCTAATGAGTCCTGGCTTTTTATAATATACCGTTTGTTTTGGAATGCATAATTTTATTCTGATATCAGTTAGtccagttattatttattactatttctcAATGTGCCTTAAGCTCTGTGGACTCTCTGGAGAATGTTTAACCTAATATACTTTTTCATGGtggtaataatatttatgtttttgttcttatttattAGAGTTAATTTGGTTATTCATTTTCTCTCCCTTATTCCATGGtcatataaatgtaaaaatgattttattgtaaTCAACAATATTGCAGCACAACTAACGCCTCCAATCTCAGTATTgaactataatataattatgtttctGAGACAGGCTTCATTTAAACTTTCATGGTGCTGCAAAGGCCAACAAAGTGATCAGTACAAACATGACATTGTCCCTTTTGAAAGAGGGAATATAACAATTGCAGAACGAAGCAGTAAGCAGGTACACAACTATTCTCTATGTAAGAGGCTGTGGTTCTCTATGTAAGAGGCTGTGGTTCTGCCACTAATTTGACATGTCAAAGCAGCGGCTTTTGCCACTGATGTATCTATTTGCTCACCTTTACACCCTTTTCTCAACTCTGCATGGCACTCTTTGAGTGACTGTTATAATAGTTCATAGAAGTGGGAATAGCGCGTGGCAGGGCTGGGTCTAAAGATCCCTTCCCTGTGAAGTTGAACCATGCCTATAACTGCTTTATTTCTGCTTGGGGATAACAAGGGGTTCCTGTCCCCACCATTAGGAAAAGTAAAGCCTCGACCCCACCCATTCTTATTATAGCATGAGTTTCATTATATACCTATTTTTGTATCAAgcaattagtaaatttataaaaattgtacacTCAagttaacaatattttatagattGATTTGTCTTACCTTAAAAATATGGAGGAtacttacctataaaaaaaaatatggaggatACCTAGCGTGATATATgggactgatttttttttttttttttgggggggggggggggttgtaaCACAATTTTTAGTCTGTCATCTATTGTCTGATCAAAGCCTCATGGGGTGTGTTGGCTTCCAGTAATTGGTATAAATGAACATACTAATATGAACAGAATTTTGGGGTCGTTCATCTTTTTCTAATTGAAAcctcatttttctttcagatCTCTTTGAGGTGGGAATCACACCCACAAACCGTGCTTATTTTGACCAAACCGAATTCAATTTCTGTCCAAGTTCTATGTGCAGAAATGGTAAGGTGTGAATACAATACTatgatctcatatatatttttttctaagggctattttttctgcaatttctttatgcaatatttttttaataggtaaatgTAGTGGTAGAGCAATCAGATTTGAGCTTTGTAAAATGCCTGCAGGCATTATACTAGTTTAGGATTTGAGTTTATATTAAACGAGATACCCTTGAATTACTTGAagtgcacttgcggaaaactcaTTGCCAAGGGCCCGTGCACCTccaggattagtcgggactttgttctcggacacccggtgccattaaaaaagaaaaaaaccagaTACCCTCATCTCACAACTGCTACAAGTTCTGTTTTGTAACTGCTACTGTATGCGTTCTGCTCTTTAATCTCTAAAATTGTTACTAAAAAGGTAATTTAATGAACTTCGGGGAGACTTGTTGtactattcatatattaagaaaaagaagaggaaagaacTGGGTAAGATTCTACGCATTACATAAGCTCTTAAAGGGACTGACTGAAAATTAGATAGCAATGAGGATGTTGTGCCCCACTCTCTCTCCAGAAACATATTTAGACATGGTTATTTAAAAACTCCATATATTCTTTGGCAGCAATCACAACTCAGTGATGttgtagaatttttctaaatgtGCTCCATGTTAATAAGCTAAATGTGTTTTTGGAACAAATGTCAATCAGATTGGCTTCCATCCATATAAACTTTCAGttatgtaatttcttttgttaatcCTTTGTTGACCATTTGAATGCATCTAACTAGCATAAATTTGTGTTAGGAGCCTTAAATTCGAAAAGCTTGAGCTATCAGCAAGTGTATCAAACACAAACCCATGCACAAGCCTGCCCAGTAATTATGAATTGGTCCTTGTACGTGCAGAACAGAAGAAATCACCGAATGGGAGTTTCACGATTGTAACTAAAGACCTCTTAGTCAAACGAGCTAATGATGTGATTAACATCAAGCACAcactgaaaataatttaatgacGTGATCAACATCAAGCACactgaaaataatttaacatataactGACATGCTGACCGGTGGGTTATGTCATCGGTCTTTCTGttgctatctctctctctctctctctctctcgataagCTAAAAGACTTTATTGTATCATTTTGGTGTCTAATTTTAGATCTGCCTTTCTAAAAAACATCTcgattcaaattatattatttttcttctttcccagATGGTTGAGGGAACAGAAAAAATTGGACATATATGTTGAGCCACGTGTGCGAGTTGAACTTCTTACTTCAGTTTTGTACAAACATGGAAAGATGGTGAGCAGGGAACATTTCTTTGGACCAGCTGTTATAAAACATGGAACTTTGTTTATTCCTTGTTGCAATGTATAGAAAAACCTTGCATACCATAGATAATTAAAACCTTTTCGCACAGCTCTTCTGATTATTGTCATAATTGTCACATCTGTTGATGGTGTACCCAACTTTAAGCGCAATACAATACACACACACGCGCACACTGATTATtatcatacatacataaatgCACCCATCCGCATGTTTGTATATCTGTGTAAGTTTAtatgttcttatatatatatatatctgtgaaaGTCAATGTTTAATATAGCTTATGTTCCAATAAAGGGGCCTAATAACAAGTTTTAGCCCCCAAATTAAGTGGATGGTTTATCCTATGCTTGTGGTTTTGACCACCACTGATAATTAAGTGGAAAATTTTCGTGGATATAAAAGTCAAATCTGTTTTGATAATTGTGCAACATATGAATGTCACTTGAAAATTATATAGTATCCAATTAATTTTCCTGTATGATATTATTTCCTTCTAGTTATAATTGCGTTTGCTGCATGGGATTTTTCTATAATCTTGTATTTAAAATCTCTAGGGGTGCTTAAGATTCATAGAAGTATACTTGTCAACTCTGAAGAGAATACtgcattttttggtttttcctgattttctttactttttggtTTTCCAGATTTTACAATCATTGCAAGTAAGCTTTTCTAAATatgatcattttttcattaattatctCTAAGGTAATATGCATAATGCTTGTCTAATTCAGTGTAAGAGTGGGTTTATTCTTGGAAATGAAGTCAAACCCTGGAATCTGCATCAACTGAATTTCATGCTACACAATGATATCTATTTCTTTCAGATTCTTTTGCTTTCTGACTGTACTTGGCAATTATTATCAACTGATTTTTAGGCAGCATCCATGTTCAAAGGACCAGTTCCTCCCATCGTCCCATTTTCTTTAGGGTCTCTTGGCTTTATAACCCCTTTCCGTATCCTCCTCCTTGTTTAAAGGCGTTTGTTTCTCTAAcaatttgataatttaatgaCACCACTTTATACAACCCACACCTTTTTATGACATCTTTCACATAATTGTTGGCTTTCTCCTATCTGACTGCAAGTTGGTCCTTAATATTCTTCAGACTCTGAAAATTACAGAGAATGCCTTGACTCTGTTTTTCGGGGTCCAATTAGTATCACATTACGACACCGTTTGCAGTGTCATGTTATTAGGGATGTGGCTAAAAATGAGAATGATAGTGAAGAACCAATACTTGTTTTGAAAGAGGTTACAATTGATCGTGGAATATCATGATCATACCTTACAAATTTGGAATGCTATTGTGACGACTCCCATTTGTCACTTCTGTCCAAGGGGATGGTTTAATTTTATCTACAACCTCTAGCAGTACTGCATATTCGTTGGCGGCTGGAGGATCAATGGGCCATCCATATTTGTTGCCTCCATATCTTACAATAAGATCAGTGTTATATAATTTAGGCATGCAATGTTACAAGgaaatttatttctttgggtTTGTTTTATAGGGTAATTCATGCTTATTATCCAGAAAGATATTCGAGTTAGAATATCTTATAATTGAAGGCTACATTGAATTTGCCTTGAGTGTAGTTATTATGCTTTCACCGTAATAATTGTGATGTTCGAGATGCTTGAAACATACAGATATCTGGCAGCTGTTTAATTAGCATTGAAAGCATGTTAATTATGTGATAGTATGTGTACTTgctctgggaaaatgttttacaatCCAAGCACAAATGCtctaaatgtgatttttcataaagaaaatgattgtACTAGCAACATGAagccaaacccaaaaagaaaaatgaatctAACTAATACGAGGAGAGGGGAAAAAGCCAGCAGCGGTGTAATggttttcgtttatttttatgaatgacattattatataatatctcttCAGTTGATATCTGTAGTATGACTGTAATATcccgtatttttagtgtattttttttagtgaaggattattttaattaatttaaatattatttttcttgttttaaaatttattgaatttttcgttgaatttattttataattcttaagttgtgaaatttattttgatgtgctttcttgatattaattagtgcttgcatttaaattgctatttgctttaatgaataattttattattggactttaattattttattttattaattttgagttgCAATGTTTTTTAATtggttcttatttatttttattgtgcattttttcttttgttggactTTTCTATTTTTCGGACTGGGCCTGTTTAAGTgtcttttagtttcttttggGTCCCAGCCCATTTATCGTACCTTACCCATGAGCCCATATACATGGAGTGGACCAGTAAGCCCAAGCCGTCGCAACTAGGAAGCAGTTTTCACTTCCATATCTCATGCACGTACGTGATCTTCCTACTAGGGTTTTCAGCAGCTGCTAGATATACCACTACTTTGATCACAGAAACCACCATCGTGCAGCCCCCACAGCTTCTACATCGTGGTTCTCCTTCCGTCAGCATACTCAGCACCATACCCCTAGCCCTCTCATCTCCGTCCTCCGCTCCCCACCATGCACTtctgcagtgcaccacccacggccagcaGAGGAAGATAATCACCACGGGTAGCACCACGTGAGACTCTGAGCACGCGGATCGCACAGTAAGAGACTCGCCCGCGCATGGCCAAAAGCCAACCTGCACCTTCACGGTTTTACCCAACCATCTCATGGAAAACGCAGCCTCCCAAGGAGGTCAAGTCGCTGCATGCTCCTCCTCAACGCTATCATACACCACCATCGTGACTCAGCCGTGAACCCACCAGTGTAGCCACCGATAGCCATCCCGCAAGCCTCTGTTCCTCACTCCCGAAACATAGGATGTGTTTCCTCCTACCTTGAGCCACTACAACCACTCCCCACCGAGAGCTCCTTCACGTTGCGGCCCCACAGAAATTGCCAGCGAAGACTTCTGTCCACCTCATGCCTCGCTGCCTCACggtaatctccctctctgtttctctgttgtgcatctctcactctccattctctctttctcactcatctctctctctctctctctctctctctctctctctccgtgccCCGCTCGCCAGCATATCCACCCGCCGTGCCCAGCCGCTGTTTGCCGCTCGAAACTtctctcggtaggtcctccgttACTCTCCAATTGCGCGACGTTGTCTTGTTTCTAGTATGATTTTAGTTGTTCCCATAAACTTCCATagttttaagaaatattttgatTGATAATTACAATATTGCCCCTTTATTGGATGGTTGTAGttggaatttttgtttttattaaatctgttttacGTGGTCTTTGTGGGATGTATAAGATGTTGTACAGAgaatatataagatttttaaattgtactaattgtagcatattatttttacagtttatgtgaaattttattttgaacattttaattatgattccCGGACTgatgccaattaaaaaaattattctattatatataacgAACAGGAAAGAGAACTGAGGGTACAGCAGATGAACACCTTCCCTCTGCACATAACTTTTGAACATTGAGTTGCAGAAATTCTCTGTTGGCATTGACATTCTGATGTGCGTGCATTGCATGTACCTGGCTGCTAGTAATCTAAAACCAACATGTAATACGGTATAATCTCCTAGCTTGTCCCTTTTACTGATTTAGAAAGCCCATAAGAATATTAAGTTGGAAGTGTGTGTTTGACATGTAGAAGTgcaaagaataaatatataaataataaaataataaaaaagcgaTAACGTGATTCACCATTACCCGGTTGACCACAATTTTCTAGTTTTGGCTTGATTACAGGATAGGGTTACTGTGTGAGCTTAagatataagtttataaatgtTAGGTACGGAGGCTAAGGGGAGTGAAAAATTAGGGTTTTCCTAGAGTCATGCCTGCCCCAAACATTAAATGGTTCTCATGTTTTGGCGGAGTTATTTTGTTGGGTGCATTCTTAAGTTGAAAGTTACTCATTTAGATTTGCCCAGGTTTGTGTTTTGCAGAGAAATTCTGTAAGACGATCCTGTCTTTCATTAGCTAGGATTGGAAGTCATTCCATGAGATCATAAAGTTAAGTTTTAACATCCTATTCATGATTCATGATTCTTGATTCTTGATTCTTGATTCTTGATTCTTGAAGCATCTCAACAATTGCAGGTCCCTGGTATCCTATTCACACCAATATGTCCACATTCCTTGTCCTTCCGGCCTCTATCCTATTCACACCAATATGTCCACATTCCTTGTCCTTCCGGCCTCTGATATTACTCGAGCATGTGACGCAGCGGGTGCAAGTTCCTTTCAATAGCAGAAGCCATGCATGGGCATCATTCGGTGGTAAGGATAGGAAACAGCTAACCGCAGGAGATGCCTTGTGTGCAGCATGGCACCTTGGCCTGTGCCCACAGCGTCTGGTTGATTCCACAAGTGACTTCTTACACAGCATCCATAAGGACCTCCACTGGAATCTAAGAAAGACTCGGTCTTTTGATGGTCCTCGAGATTCATAATTTCCTTTCTCACCATTAGTTTATTAcagatgaaagaaagaaattgtagatggtatttacttattttctgAGACACACTGCCTAGTGTCATCGTAGAAGGGGCCTTGTGGgatataacttaattttttttgctcCTTTTCTTATTGTTCTATTCCCCATATGAAGAGTGCATTTTTGCATAATATGGAATTAGAACAGCTGAATGTCAGcagatgatgatgaaaaatagAAGATTGACAATGTTTGTTATAAGATCAACGTTTTAATTGTCAAAGACAGACAAATTTGTAGGGTTACCTGTTTACTAAATGAATATCTCTGGCCTATTATTTCTCTGCCTTCTCACTTCATTTGCGTgatttttatacaataattttttgcTTAGTAATTTGTAAATTGTAGGAATTAAATTGGTAATTTTTATACAACCCACAATCAGAttaaacagaataaaaaatagaacaatTTGTAAGGTGATCAACTCCCATTCAATGATTGTTCATACTTAATGAGGCAGAAATTTATCAACTTGAGCAACCTTTTCAGGATCTAAATGATAAAAAGGATAAAATACTTGAGCAACCTTTTGAGGATCTAAATGATAAATAGGATAAAATTAAGGGATTAATGAGATACTTGaggaaactaaagaaaatactcCGTACGTTACAAGTTGGGATAGAAAATGACATCGATTAATGttttctataccaatctcatgCAACGCAAAGTGCTCAACATCTTGACCTGTTTTGTATGAAGTAAAAAGCATAAATCATGTGACATTTGCAGGTTTTTGGAAACTGGCTCAACTTCCCTTTATTTCCAAGAATGATAAAGCTTGCAAATCTTGGCCAAAGGTTCAACAGTCGAACAAAAGTGAACCTGTTGTTTTGTATTTCTCCAATTGAAATAAACTTTTCCAAGCAGCTGACATGTATGTATGGCTATGGCATGAAAATTTCAAGGACTTGTCCAGTTCTCCTTAAGATCCTGCAGCCTCCTATGCATAACTCCATTTAAAAAAgctgaatgcatgcatgcttgcccTGAAGCACTTGATACTACACTTTCTCCCGAAAtccataacataacctgagaaTAAGGTTCAAAAGTAAGcaaaatcacatttattttcaatCTTGAAACAGAATCATTGACTTTTAAAAGTACTTGAAGCTTTCAAAACTGTTTCTAAACCTTCAATTGAAACCtatcttttattaatttgattctACCATATTTTCGCATCCATATCTTTCCACCATTTAGAATGTCTTCTCAAACTTCTCTTAACTTGAGCACCATTCAACAAACTCTCAGCCCTTTATCTCTTGGAACCCTATGCAAGTCTGGCTATTTCAGgtctagtgttttttttttctctctctatactTTCTTGTTTAGCCCTCTGAATTACCAACCTTCCGATCTCTTATCAACCATAAAGCAGAAATGTCCTTCCTCAACTCCCATTATCACCAATTCTCCTACCAACGCCAGCCACATTGTGTTTGGTATAGTTGGTTCCATGAACACATGTAAGTACAGGAAACCATACATTGAAGCTTGGTGGCGACAAAATCACCCGGAGATATCTTTTCCAAGACAGAGCACCCACACTGGAGTTCCAACCAAGGCCTTCAACTTCTCCTCCTTTTTGTATCAATGAAAACATCAATAAACTGAAAGTATACCCGAAAATTGTGAGGCCGGTTCAAGTTCGAATAGTACGCACAATACTGGAGACATTTAGACCGGGAGATGAAGATGTGAGACGGTATGTAATGGCAGAAGATGATACTGTCCTGTTTGTGGATAACTTAGTTAAGGTTCTAGCCAAGTACAACCATTCTAAATACTACTATATTGGGTCAAATTCAG contains:
- the LOC108994659 gene encoding NAD(H) kinase 1-like; protein product: MQNLLKGGSRPYPEALGSNFVWQSFKIATIKIIRQIIAEGKASAQAEAAEWKRKYELERARNLQMECKEHDSDVDDARMGNLVNQPVWCSEANEQFEKCCRNGLCSHEVLRDGETDFDSKMVKKASFKLSWCCKGQQSDQYKHDIVPFERGNITIAERSSKQISLRWESHPQTVLILTKPNSISVQVLCAEMVRWLREQKKLDIYVEPRVRVELLTSVLYKHGKMVSREHFFGPAVIKHGTLFIPCCNV